The Burkholderia mayonis DNA window CAGGTTCTCGCGGACGGTGAAGTCGGGATCGAGGTTGTCGAACTGCGGCACCACGCCGACGCGACGCCGCGCATGCCGCGCGCGAGACGGCACGGGTTCGCCGCACAGGCTGATCGAGCCTGCGTCCGGATACGTGATGCCGAGCAGCATCTTGAGCGTCGTGGTCTTGCCGGCGCCATTCGGGCCGAGCAGGCCGAAGCATTCGCCGGGCTGCACGTGAAAGGACAAGCCGTTGACGACGAGCTTGCCGTCGTAGTGTTTCTCGACTGCCTGAAAATCGATCGGTGCGACGGACATGGGCAAGTGAATATCGATTGGAATCGTGCAACACGAACGGGCCATTCTAGTGCATCGATCGCATCGCTTCAGCGCGCTTGCCTCGTCACAGCGCACATTGCTCGGCTTCGTGCATCGCATCATCGCGCGTTCGCGGTGCGGGGCGAATCAGCGTTTTCCAGCGCTTGCATCTGGAATTGCGGCGCAGCATGATGGGTTCGTGCGCTGGTCGCGCATTAGGGAGGCCAAGATGGCTAGCTATAAAAAAATTCTGCTGTGCTACGACGGTACGCTCGAGGGCCGCAAGGCATTGAGATGCGGCGCCGATCTGGCGCTCGAACTGAAAGCCGAAACACACTTGCTGTCGGTCGTCGACATGCGCTCGAGCATCGCGCAAAGCGCCGGCTTGCTGACCGACGTCGCGTGCAGCCGCTTCGAGGAAACCGCACGCGAGATCTTGCAAGAGGGTGTCGACTGGCTGACCGAGCATGGCGTGCAGGCGCAGGGGCATTTCGCGTTCGGCTACCCGATCGACGAGATCGCGAATCTCGCGACGAAGCTCAACGTCGATCTCGTCGTGGTCGGCCATCGCTGCCGCAGCGGTTTGTCG harbors:
- a CDS encoding universal stress protein codes for the protein MASYKKILLCYDGTLEGRKALRCGADLALELKAETHLLSVVDMRSSIAQSAGLLTDVACSRFEETAREILQEGVDWLTEHGVQAQGHFAFGYPIDEIANLATKLNVDLVVVGHRCRSGLSRWWMGSGNTQLLDRVSCSILVACSSPAEQKAESAKDATAATAGR